GTTCATCGTTCTATAGAGATGTAAATTGGAATGCGCATGCCTTGAATTTCCTTCTTGAAAATGACATCACTATATCACACTAAAAAATTTAACAGCTTCATTTTAACTGGAATACAAGAGGTGGTATGAGACTATTCTATTATATTCGTGCACTATCCTATCCTTGTTTATCCAGAAAAGTAGATGACAGACCAAGTTGTTACATGTGTGAACCTGGATAGTGAAGGATATAAGCATACCATCTAATAATACTTACAGCTTTCCTGCTTGTTCCTAATTTGAATTGATTGACACAAATTGTGTCATGTACTCAGAGACGTTAAAAGGTCTATGGCAATTTCAAGAGAATTACTCCCTCCACCGAAAATTATAGttcattttggcttttcttttctgttttttttttatctctaggtacatagattttgctatgcacctaaatatatgctatgtctaaatacatagtaaaaactatcTATCTACAAAAGCCAAAACGacatataatttggaacagagagagAGTAAAAGTTTATCTTTCAATCTAAGTTCAACTGTTCAAAGGATGTACAGAATTTGAACTGTTAATGAATGTTACAACTGGGGAGATTGATATCAAACTAACCTCAAGGTTACCAGATAACGGTGAAGCATACAAGTGACTGTGCAACCACCTCCGTGTCCTCATGTGTTGCAACTTGATGATGCCACCAGTTTCGATGGCATCACCTTGCTTAGACGATGAATCTGGAGTAGGCCTTATGATCTGCATTCAATAAGAACCTATCAACTCAGACCTAGATCCAGAGAAGCATTGAAACTCTGCTCATTTGTTAGCAGATGACTATTTGAATTGAAATTATATATGAACCAAACTATAATTGCTGTACCAAATAGCCATTAATTTAGctattcagaaaataaaaaaaaagtttcaGATTCGCAATAAGATTTTTTCTGTCCATGTTTACTTGTTTAATCAAAGAACTACCAGTACTGCCAATCTGCCATTATATATTTTCAAAGAGATCCTATGTTCTTGCTAATCGCAATATACATTAGCTCGCTCTTGAAAACAAGAGGACTGTTTGCACAAAAAATTCAAACAAACTGATCTATTGCGCTCTGAACATGAATGCACTGATCGATAAACTCATTTCAATGCTACCATCTGAAATCTAAACGCATAATAAGCAGTAAACAGGACACATTTATTTTATGAACCGGTAAGGGTTAGATCATGATAAGGACACGAACCCAGTAGCTATTCGAGTCATCGCCTTCAGAAAACCCGGTGACAGACTGCTGACCGCTGCCTGAGCCGTAGGGCACGTCATGCGAGTGCAGACGGTGCTTCGTCTTCTCGTGCATCAGCTTGATCACACTCCCGTATGTCACCTGCAAATGCCCCCGCAGATCCAGATCACAATCACATCCAAACCCATAACTTCCACGGCAGTTCTTAATTAAGGTCCTAatcctggatgcgcacctcggaGCCCTCCACCTCCACGGGAGCAGCTGCGCCCCCATCGATGCCGCCGGAGCCAGCGCCAACCAGGAACGCCACGGCGAGCACGAGCAGCGACGCGGCCATCGCGACGGCGAGCGCGCGGCGGGACCTcggtggagaggaggaggaggcgtcgGCCTTGCCTTTCCTCTTGGCGGCCGGGGCGGGGGCCGGCGGTGCCGTGGCCTCGGGCGGTGACCGCACGGCGCGCGCGCGGGAGGGAGTGGGCGGGGCGGAGGCAGCTGGTCGGTCTCGTGTGCGCGTCGGTGCGCGTGCGACGTGAGCTGAGGGGAGGAGGCTCTCGGCGAGTTCGGGGACTTGGGCGGCCGCTGCTTCCGCGCAAGACTGGAGCGGCCCGAGCCCCTCTAGCTCCACGTGTAGCTGGCGAACGGGGAGAAGCCGCGTGTCCCCGCGACGTCACGAATGCGAGGCTGGGCCGTAGGGTGATGGATGTGCGGTGAGGATTTCTTCGAGTGAGAACGCGGCACTAACGGGCTAAATTTTCGGCTATTGGGCCAGAAGGCAAATCACCACCATCGCAGGCCGAATTGGATTGGGCTGGCCTGGGTTGGTGGTACGGAGCGGGGGCGAGGGACGATGGTTTAACTATGGTAGTGTGAGCAAACCAGTTTGTGTCATGGTTGTAATAATGCTCATCTAAAGTTTAATCAGTAGTACTACATGTAAAAAGTGCT
This DNA window, taken from Miscanthus floridulus cultivar M001 chromosome 13, ASM1932011v1, whole genome shotgun sequence, encodes the following:
- the LOC136500310 gene encoding stromal cell-derived factor 2-like protein, yielding MAASLLVLAVAFLVGAGSGGIDGGAAAPVEVEGSEVTYGSVIKLMHEKTKHRLHSHDVPYGSGSGQQSVTGFSEGDDSNSYWIIRPTPDSSSKQGDAIETGGIIKLQHMRTRRWLHSHLYASPLSGNLEVSCFGGDELSDTGDYWRLEIEGSGKVWKRDQKVRLRHVDTGGYLHSHSKKYNRLGGGQQEVCGVREKRAENIWLAAEGVYLPVNGSK